One genomic segment of Coffea arabica cultivar ET-39 chromosome 6e, Coffea Arabica ET-39 HiFi, whole genome shotgun sequence includes these proteins:
- the LOC113696616 gene encoding uncharacterized protein gives MAGVDAAGEEARTLKAILNQYKKGSSQVINLEKSSICFSKNTKAKDKKETCEPLEGVRTVSQGKYLGLPMVITRTKGQIFGYIKDSIKARLSSWKNKLLSAVGKEVMLKAVTMAMPIYAMSCFTSYTLQGNHRTDGQILVG, from the exons ATGGCAGGTGTGGATG CTGCGGGGGAAGAAGCAAGGACTTTGAAAGCAATTTTGAATCAGTATAAGAAAGGATCTAGTCAAGTTATTAACTTGGAAAAATCATCTATCTGTTTTAGCAAGAACACTAAGGCTAAAGACAAGAAGGAAACCTGTGAGCCTTTAGAGGGGGTTAGGACAGTGAGCCAAGGTAAATATTTGGGCCTTCCTATGGTGATCACAAGGACAAAAGGTCAGATATTTGGCTACATTAAAGACAGCATAAAGGCCAGGCTCAGCAGCTGGAAGAACAAGCTCCTAAGTGCAGTAGGGAAAGAGGTGATGCTAAAAGCAGTGACAATGGCCATGCCAATTTATGCAATGTCTTGTTTTACCAGTTACACTTTGCAAGGAAATCACAGGACTGATGGCCAAATACTGGTGGGGTGA
- the LOC113697511 gene encoding cytochrome P450 98A2-like translates to MALLLVLLPVAFIFLAYSLYERLRFKLPPGPRPKPVVGNIYDIKPVRFKCYAEWSKLYGPIFSVYFGSQLNTVVNTAELAKEVLKDNDQQLADRYRNRPSAKMSRNGQDLIWADYGPHYVKVRKLCNLELFTPKRLEGLRPLREDEVTAMVDSIFKDCTKPENKGKSLLMRNYLGSVAFNNITRLTFGKRFMNSEGVVDEQGLELKGIVSNGIKISAKLSVAHHIPWLSWMFVGENEDLDKHYARRDKLTRMIMEEHTLARQKSGNTKQHFVDALLTLQKQYELSDDTVIGLLWDMITAGMDTTTISVEWAMAELVKNPRVQQKAQEELDRVIGSDRIMTEADFAKLPYLQCVAKEALRLHPPTPLMLPHRANANVKIGGYDIPKGSIVHVNVWAIARDPAAWKNPLEFRPERFLEEDVDIKGHDYRLLPFGAGRRVCPGAQLALNLVTSMLGHLLHHFTWSPPPGVRPEEIDLEETPGAVTYMRTPLQAVATPRLPAHLYHRVPVEM, encoded by the exons ATGGCTCTGCTTCTGGTCCTCCTCCCAGTTGCCTTCATCTTCCTAGCCTACAGCCTCTATGAACGCCTTAGATTCAAACTGCCACCCGGGCCACGGCCAAAACCGGTGGTCGGAAACATTTACGACATAAAACCGGTGAGGTTCAAGTGCTATGCAGAGTGGTCAAAACTCTATGGTCCAATATTTTCTGTCTACTTTGGTTCCCAGCTGAATACTGTTGTGAATACTGCAGAACTGGCCAAAGAAGTTCTTAAAGACAATGATCAACAATTGGCAGATAGGTACAGGAATAGACCCTCTGCCAAAATGAGCAGAAATGGCCAAGATTTGATATGGGCTGATTATGGTCCTCATTATGTGAAGGTCAGAAAACTGTGCAATCTTGAACTCTTCACTCCAAAAAGACTGGAAGGCCTTAGACCTTTAAGAGAAGATGAAGTTACAGCCATGGTTGATTCCATCTTCAAGGACTGCACCAAACCTG AAAACAAAGGCAAGAGTCTGTTGATGCGCAACTACTTGGGATCAGTAGCATTCAACAACATTACAAGGCTAACATTTGGGAAGAGGTTCATGAATTCAGAGGGTGTGGTTGATGAACAAGGCCTAGAGTTGAAGGGCATTGTATCAAATGGGATAAAGATTAGTGCAAAACTCTCCGTGGCACATCACATTCCTTGGCTTAGTTGGATGTTTGTAGGCGAAAATGAGGACCTGGATAAGCACTATGCGCGGAGAGACAAACTGACCAGAATGATCATGGAAGAGCACACTCTTGCAAGGCAAAAGAGTGGCAATACTAAGCAGCATTTTGTTGATGCATTGCTCACTCTTCAAAAGCAATATGAATTGAGCGATGACACTGTCATTGGACTCCTTTGG GACATGATTACTGCTGGCATGGATACAACCACAATCTCAGTAGAATGGGCAATGGCAGAGCTGGTAAAGAATCCAAGGGTGCAGCAAAAGGCGCAAGAGGAACTTGACCGAGTCATTGGCTCCGATAGAATCATGACTGAAGCTGATTTTGCAAAGCTCCCATACTTACAATGTGTAGCTAAGGAAGCTCTAAGGCTGCACCCTCCAACTCCACTGATGCTTCCTCATAGAGCCAATGCCAATGTGAAGATCGGGGGTTATGACATCCCTAAAGGGTCTATTGTGCACGTTAACGTCTGGGCGATTGCTCGTGATCCTGCAGCCTGGAAAAATCCACTGGAATTCCGACCTGAGAGATTCCTGGAGGAAGATGTTGACATCAAGGGCCACGATTATCGGCTCCTGCCTTTTGGTGCTGGAAGGAGGGTCTGCCCTGGTGCACAACTTGCACTCAATCTGGTCACTTCTATGCTGGGGCACTTGTTGCACCACTTTACTTGGTCTCCACCACCTGGGGTCAGGCCTGAAGAGATTGACCTGGAAGAGACCCCTGGAGCAGTTACTTATATGAGAACCCCTTTGCAAGCTGTTGCAACACCAAGATTGCCTGCACATTTGTACCATCGTGTGCCAGTAGAGATGTAA